In Vigna unguiculata cultivar IT97K-499-35 chromosome 3, ASM411807v1, whole genome shotgun sequence, a single genomic region encodes these proteins:
- the LOC114175748 gene encoding ABC transporter I family member 1, with the protein MHRRAPFPRLLLNNVSCMRNAQQILRHVNVSLHDGGALVLTGANGSGKTTFLRMLAGFSRPSAGQILWNGHDIQQSAIFHQYKLQLNWLSLKDAINDKFTVLNNVQWFEVLENKEGKAMAAVELMGLGRLANEKPRMLSMGQRKRLQLARLLAIDRPIWLLDEPSVALDEEGVKLLEYIIAEHRKHGGIVIVATHLPIEIEDSMVLKLPPRFPRRMTHVDMLDRADMS; encoded by the coding sequence ATGCACCGAAGAGCCCCATTTCCTCGTCTCCTCCTGAATAATGTGTCATGTATGAGAAATGCACAGCAAATTCTGCGTCATGTGAATGTCTCTCTTCATGATGGAGGGGCGCTTGTGCTAACAGGCGCAAATGGGTCGGGGAAGACAACTTTCCTGCGCATGTTAGCTGGGTTTTCTCGTCCTTCTGCAGGCCAGATCCTTTGGAATGGCCATGACATACAACAATCTGCAATATTCCATCAGTATAAGCTTCAACTTAACTGGCTTTCTCTCAAGGACGCCATTAATGATAAGTTCACAGTTCTTAACAATGTACAGTGGTTTGAAGTTCTTGAGAACAAGGAAGGGAAGGCTATGGCTGCGGTGGAGTTGATGGGACTTGGAAGATTAGCTAATGAAAAACCAAGGATGCTTTCTATGGGTCAGCGTAAAAGACTACAACTTGCCAGGTTGCTGGCAATTGATCGTCCCATATGGTTGCTGGATGAGCCTTCAGTTGCATTAGACGAAGAAGGAGTAAAGTTACTTGAGTATATCATTGCAGAACATAGGAAACACGGAGGAATTGTGATTGTGGCCACTCATCTACCCATTGAGATAGAAGATTCCATGGTTTTGAAACTTCCACCAAGGTTTCCCAGGAGGATGACCCATGTGGATATGCTTGATCGGGCAGATATGAGTTAA
- the LOC114175749 gene encoding transmembrane protein 230-like, translating to MYVDHAFSISDEDTMMETAFTESNTTKQPIKDIALAVSLIGFGFVGIIIGSLMSYNHVGGDTAHGMFFTILGLILLILGLYHMRIAYYAYQGYKGFSLTNVHPV from the exons ATGTACGTGGATCACGCCTTCTCGATTTCTGATGAGGACACAATGATGGAAACTGCGTTCACGGAGAGCAACACCACCAAGCAACCGATCAAAGATATCGCTCTCGCCGTTTCTCTTATCGGCTTTGGATTCGTCGGCATCATCATCGGCTCTCTCATGTCCTACAATCACGTCGGCGGCGACACCGCTCACG GTATGTTCTTTACGATACTGGGATTAATTTTGTTGATTCTGGGTTTGTACCATATGCGGATTGCATATTACGCTTACCAAGGATACAAAGGCTTCTCTCTCACAAATGTACATCCTGTATAG